One Microbacterium marinum genomic window carries:
- a CDS encoding MFS transporter codes for MTDATTASIPLSSSHRWRAFWVCVSVAAFTILDLSKINVGLPAIEESLGASSTQLQLVVSGYILTFGLALVPFGRLGDQRSRKVLFILGLSLFTIASALCALAPTVEMLLAARLLQGIAAGIQMPQVMGTIQQLFVGKERGRAFGLFGATIGIATAFGPTLGGLMVAAGGWRWIFWFNVPLCLVVLAGVIWLLPQTRRATPGKLQLDPVGIVLFALTILALMWPFLFTTGSPEDDPNRWWLLSAFAVFAALFFWWERRYAASGKQPLIPFAMFRIPSFRNGTLVIIAYFTAIPPMFLLTTLFLQTGVGISPVFAGMVSIGFAVASAATSYYGGLLVTRFGRPLVTAGLGVVLVSVVALAVVAYTLPPEVVPYGMAAVLLVAGAGGGLVIAPNQTITLSEIPVREGGLAGSVGQLGQRVGTSVGTAIGLSLFYATIFQESDSGLSSLAVYHDAYAYGMAAVGAFLALAFLISVIDLVSTRRRRAGDVPQAAS; via the coding sequence ATGACAGACGCCACCACCGCCAGCATCCCCCTCTCCTCTTCTCACCGCTGGCGGGCGTTCTGGGTCTGCGTGTCAGTCGCGGCGTTCACGATCCTCGACCTCAGCAAGATCAACGTCGGCCTGCCCGCCATCGAGGAGTCGCTGGGTGCGTCGTCGACGCAGCTGCAGCTCGTGGTGTCGGGCTACATCCTCACGTTCGGTCTGGCGCTCGTACCCTTCGGGCGGCTGGGCGACCAGCGCTCCCGCAAGGTGCTGTTCATCCTCGGACTCAGCCTGTTCACCATCGCCAGCGCCCTCTGCGCCCTCGCGCCGACCGTCGAGATGCTGCTGGCGGCACGACTGCTCCAGGGCATCGCCGCCGGCATCCAGATGCCCCAGGTGATGGGGACGATCCAGCAGCTGTTCGTCGGCAAGGAGCGCGGCCGCGCTTTCGGGCTCTTCGGGGCGACGATCGGCATCGCCACCGCCTTCGGACCCACACTCGGCGGACTCATGGTCGCCGCAGGCGGCTGGCGCTGGATCTTCTGGTTCAACGTTCCGCTGTGCCTCGTCGTCCTCGCCGGCGTCATCTGGCTGCTGCCGCAGACCCGGCGCGCGACACCCGGGAAGCTCCAGCTCGACCCGGTGGGTATCGTCCTGTTCGCGCTCACGATCCTCGCCCTCATGTGGCCGTTCCTGTTCACCACCGGATCACCGGAGGACGATCCGAACCGCTGGTGGCTCCTCAGCGCGTTCGCCGTGTTCGCCGCCCTCTTCTTCTGGTGGGAGCGTCGGTACGCGGCATCCGGCAAACAGCCGCTGATTCCGTTCGCGATGTTCCGCATCCCCTCGTTCCGCAACGGAACGCTCGTGATCATCGCCTACTTCACCGCGATCCCGCCCATGTTCCTGCTGACCACCCTCTTCCTGCAGACGGGAGTCGGGATCTCGCCCGTCTTCGCCGGCATGGTCTCCATCGGATTCGCGGTCGCGAGCGCCGCCACCTCCTACTACGGCGGACTCCTCGTGACGCGATTCGGCCGACCGCTCGTCACCGCCGGCCTCGGCGTGGTGCTGGTGAGCGTGGTCGCTCTGGCCGTCGTCGCCTACACGCTCCCGCCCGAGGTGGTGCCGTACGGCATGGCCGCAGTGCTCCTGGTCGCCGGCGCCGGTGGCGGCCTCGTGATCGCCCCCAACCAGACCATCACCCTGTCGGAGATCCCGGTGCGCGAAGGCGGCCTCGCGGGTTCCGTCGGGCAGTTGGGCCAGCGCGTGGGCACGTCGGTGGGCACGGCGATCGGCCTGTCGCTGTTCTACGCGACGATCTTCCAGGAATCCGACTCCGGCCTTTCCTCGCTCGCGGTCTACCACGACGCGTACGCCTACGGCATGGCGGCCGTCGGGGCGTTCCTCGCCCTCGCGTTCCTCATCTCGGTGATCGACCTCGTATCGACCCGCCGGCGACGCGCTGGCGACGTGCCGCAGGCCGCGAGCTGA
- a CDS encoding GNAT family N-acetyltransferase — protein sequence MGDLRFTDEKDAARYTLHRGDDLVSVLDYNDDGRSVALTRAYTIPTFRGHGYAGELVGRAVADLEARGDRTVIPVCWYVSDWFAEHPEHAGMLHARGTV from the coding sequence ATGGGCGATCTTCGGTTCACCGATGAGAAGGATGCCGCGCGGTACACGCTCCACCGCGGCGATGACCTGGTGAGCGTGCTCGACTACAACGACGATGGGCGCTCGGTCGCCCTGACCCGCGCGTACACGATCCCGACCTTCCGAGGCCACGGGTACGCGGGAGAACTCGTCGGGCGGGCCGTCGCCGACCTGGAAGCGCGGGGTGACCGCACCGTCATCCCGGTCTGCTGGTACGTGTCGGACTGGTTCGCCGAGCACCCCGAGCATGCCGGGATGCTGCACGCGCGCGGCACCGTCTAG
- a CDS encoding winged helix-turn-helix domain-containing protein produces MSTSALLTHPATARHLRAVEDITPAAAPAAPAPTGLPAGTSPRGFALYVGLDEVKAATDGVSLSVLVDALRRTIAELAPSAETHATVALAPASAGGRDVDVVRLALHEPAAVARTKPEEPLDEHVPGGVTIDISRRRVHIDGETAALTFKEFELLQYLVLREGRTIERTELVSSLWSHSDGDDAPGERTIDVHVRRLRSKLGRYEDIVRTVRGIGYRFDRHADVVIRYGHGTPSPDRF; encoded by the coding sequence ATGTCGACCTCCGCTCTTCTCACCCACCCCGCCACCGCCCGTCACCTCCGCGCCGTCGAGGACATCACTCCCGCCGCCGCTCCTGCCGCTCCCGCACCGACGGGCCTGCCCGCCGGCACGTCACCGCGCGGGTTCGCCCTCTACGTCGGCCTCGACGAGGTCAAGGCCGCCACCGACGGTGTCAGCCTGTCCGTGCTCGTCGACGCGCTCCGCCGCACGATCGCCGAGCTGGCACCCTCCGCCGAGACCCACGCGACGGTCGCTCTCGCTCCGGCGAGCGCGGGGGGACGCGATGTCGACGTGGTGCGCCTCGCCCTCCACGAGCCCGCCGCCGTCGCCCGCACCAAGCCGGAGGAGCCGCTCGACGAGCACGTCCCAGGAGGCGTCACGATCGACATCTCCCGTCGCCGCGTGCACATCGACGGCGAGACCGCCGCGCTGACGTTCAAGGAGTTCGAGCTGCTGCAGTACCTCGTGCTCCGTGAGGGCCGCACGATCGAGCGCACCGAGCTCGTCTCGTCGCTGTGGAGCCACAGCGACGGTGACGACGCACCCGGCGAGCGCACCATCGATGTGCACGTCCGCCGCCTGCGGTCGAAGCTCGGCCGGTACGAAGACATCGTCCGTACCGTTCGCGGCATCGGCTACCGGTTCGACCGGCACGCCGACGTCGTCATCCGCTACGGCCACGGCACCCCCTCGCCCGACCGCTTCTGA
- a CDS encoding DNA-3-methyladenine glycosylase family protein: MPHPAPSRTLRPLEAEYRPRQPTDVLGAIRYQQRGAHDPTQTTADGVVWRAVRSPEGIATIAIRPGLRTVRAAAWGAGAAWALDQLPRLCGSDDDPEGFDASRHPLIDEVHRRRPDLRIGATDLVFDALASSVFEQKVTGLQAFGAWRWIVTHYGEPAPGPTPKPMYATPAEWRMIPSWAWHRAGLEPPQSRTVVAAARRRASIERAAAEATTGDDRDRVLTSLPGVGVWTSAETRIRAFGDPDAVSFGDYHVAHQVGYALTGSRVDDDGMRELLEPWRGHRQRVIRLIGASGVVEPRRGPRLHPEDHRNR, translated from the coding sequence ATGCCGCATCCTGCGCCGTCCCGCACGCTCCGACCCCTCGAGGCCGAGTACCGACCTCGGCAGCCCACCGACGTCCTCGGCGCGATCCGCTACCAGCAGCGCGGTGCGCACGACCCCACGCAGACCACAGCCGACGGCGTCGTGTGGCGCGCGGTCCGCTCACCGGAGGGGATCGCGACGATCGCGATCCGCCCAGGGCTGCGCACCGTCCGCGCGGCAGCGTGGGGCGCGGGCGCAGCGTGGGCGCTCGACCAGCTGCCGCGGCTCTGCGGGTCGGACGACGACCCGGAGGGGTTCGACGCGTCGCGGCATCCGCTCATCGATGAGGTGCACCGACGCCGGCCCGACCTGCGCATCGGCGCCACCGACCTCGTGTTCGACGCGCTCGCCAGCAGCGTCTTCGAGCAGAAGGTGACGGGGCTCCAGGCCTTCGGTGCATGGCGGTGGATCGTCACACACTACGGCGAGCCCGCTCCCGGCCCGACCCCGAAGCCGATGTACGCGACTCCGGCTGAATGGCGGATGATCCCGAGCTGGGCCTGGCATCGCGCCGGTCTCGAGCCTCCGCAGTCCCGCACCGTCGTCGCCGCGGCCCGGCGCCGCGCCTCGATCGAACGTGCGGCGGCTGAGGCGACCACCGGAGACGATCGCGACCGCGTGCTGACGAGCCTGCCGGGCGTGGGCGTCTGGACGAGTGCGGAGACCCGCATCCGCGCCTTCGGCGACCCGGATGCCGTCAGCTTCGGCGACTACCACGTCGCCCACCAGGTCGGTTACGCGCTCACCGGTTCACGGGTTGACGACGACGGGATGCGGGAGCTCCTGGAGCCGTGGCGTGGACATCGGCAGCGCGTCATCAGGCTGATCGGCGCGAGCGGCGTTGTCGAGCCGCGGCGCGGCCCGCGACTGCACCCGGAGGATCACCGGAACCGCTGA
- a CDS encoding alpha/beta fold hydrolase, which translates to MRLDLPEVPDHVVHASVDRPGAGRPVLLWHHGSPQTGAVLPPVQAAADAAGLDVVSVARPAYGGAARSLGRTVRDVAVGLARVLEALDLRDVVSVGASGGGPHALAVAAVSPRRVAGVVTLASIAPYRPGDDAWFEGMADPSGLRAAIDGLGARTAHVEVDEFDPTSFVEADYRALETTWASLGTDVAASDQWGPDGLVDDDLAFTRPWGFDLAEVEVPVIVVQGGLDRVIPPAHATAIAEALPHALLQRIPDAGHIAVLDHLPAALAALADLRR; encoded by the coding sequence ATGAGGCTCGATCTTCCGGAGGTCCCCGACCACGTCGTCCACGCGAGCGTCGATCGCCCCGGCGCCGGCAGGCCCGTCCTGTTGTGGCATCACGGCTCCCCGCAGACGGGAGCCGTCCTGCCTCCCGTGCAGGCCGCAGCGGATGCCGCGGGTCTCGACGTCGTCTCGGTCGCCCGCCCGGCGTACGGCGGGGCCGCGCGGAGCCTCGGTCGCACGGTCCGCGACGTCGCCGTCGGTCTCGCGCGTGTTCTCGAGGCCCTCGACCTCCGCGACGTCGTCTCCGTCGGCGCCTCGGGCGGGGGACCGCACGCGCTCGCCGTCGCCGCCGTCTCACCCCGCCGGGTCGCCGGTGTCGTGACGCTCGCCTCGATTGCGCCATATCGTCCGGGCGACGACGCATGGTTCGAGGGGATGGCGGATCCCTCGGGGCTCCGCGCCGCCATCGACGGGCTCGGCGCCCGCACCGCCCACGTCGAGGTGGACGAGTTCGACCCGACCAGTTTCGTCGAGGCCGACTACCGTGCGCTCGAGACCACCTGGGCTTCGCTCGGCACCGACGTCGCGGCATCCGATCAGTGGGGACCCGACGGGCTCGTCGACGACGACCTCGCGTTCACCCGGCCCTGGGGATTCGACCTCGCGGAGGTCGAGGTACCCGTGATCGTCGTGCAGGGCGGGCTCGACCGCGTGATCCCGCCCGCGCACGCGACGGCGATCGCCGAGGCCCTGCCGCACGCGCTCCTCCAGCGCATCCCCGACGCCGGGCACATCGCCGTCCTCGATCACCTGCCCGCGGCGCTCGCCGCCCTCGCGGATCTGCGGCGCTGA
- a CDS encoding ATP-binding cassette domain-containing protein — protein MISLTAVEKRYSTDVAIGPVTLDLPAGGVTALIGPNGAGKSTLLTMIGRLLPTDGGTISVGGHDVAHTKSRELAKVVAILRQENHFVTRLTVRQLVGFGRYPHSQGRLTAADEAVIDRSIDFLGLEGLEGRYLDELSGGQRQRAYVAMVLAQDTDYVLLDEPLNNLDIQHAVQMMRHLHRAASELGRTIVVVLHDINFAGHYADRICAMKDGRVVALGGPEEIMRPDVLSDIFDTPVDVVDGPRGRVAVYY, from the coding sequence GTGATCTCGCTCACCGCCGTAGAGAAGCGCTACAGCACCGACGTCGCGATCGGTCCGGTGACGCTCGATCTCCCCGCGGGTGGCGTCACTGCGCTCATCGGGCCGAACGGTGCCGGCAAGTCGACGCTCCTCACGATGATCGGGCGGCTGCTCCCCACGGACGGTGGCACGATCTCGGTCGGCGGGCACGACGTCGCCCACACGAAGTCGCGCGAGCTCGCGAAGGTCGTTGCGATCCTGCGGCAGGAGAACCACTTCGTCACCCGACTCACCGTCCGTCAACTCGTCGGGTTCGGCCGCTATCCCCACTCGCAGGGGCGCCTCACGGCGGCGGACGAAGCGGTCATCGACCGCTCCATCGACTTCCTCGGCCTCGAAGGGCTCGAGGGGCGCTACCTCGACGAGCTCTCCGGCGGGCAGCGGCAGCGCGCGTACGTCGCGATGGTCCTCGCGCAGGACACCGACTACGTGCTCCTCGACGAGCCGCTGAACAACCTCGACATCCAGCACGCCGTGCAGATGATGCGGCACCTGCACCGCGCGGCATCCGAGCTCGGGCGGACGATCGTCGTCGTCCTGCACGACATCAACTTCGCGGGTCACTACGCCGACCGGATCTGCGCCATGAAGGACGGCCGTGTGGTCGCACTCGGCGGTCCCGAAGAGATCATGCGCCCAGATGTCCTCTCGGACATCTTCGACACCCCGGTCGATGTCGTCGACGGTCCGCGCGGTCGCGTGGCCGTCTATTACTAG
- a CDS encoding iron chelate uptake ABC transporter family permease subunit has product MVDVSVRRDAAPRTARSGAFPTADAARRYRLLIAVFAVAAVLVAAGILWWDNPAPVGTSGFWRIVELRVSSVAVITVVATCQGIATITFQTVTANRIVTPSLMGFESLYTAISTAAIFFFGAAGAIALQGAGPYLLQIVVMLVFSGILYGWLLSGRYANVQIMLLVGIILGGALAAFSTFLQRLLTPTEFDLLTARLIGSVANADVTYLPIAVPLLAVAVAALWIGGGRLNLLGLGRPVALSLGSSHRRDSILALLMVSILMAVSTSLIGPMTFFGFLVAMLTYQLADTFDHRRMFAMSALVGFVVLGGAYVVLKHAFYAAGSVGIIVEIVGGTAFLIHLLRKGRL; this is encoded by the coding sequence GTGGTTGACGTCTCCGTGAGGCGGGATGCCGCGCCCCGCACCGCCCGCTCGGGCGCCTTCCCGACAGCGGATGCCGCCCGCCGGTACCGCCTGCTCATCGCGGTGTTCGCCGTCGCGGCGGTGCTCGTCGCCGCCGGCATCCTGTGGTGGGACAACCCGGCGCCGGTCGGCACATCGGGGTTCTGGCGGATCGTCGAGCTGCGGGTCTCGAGCGTCGCCGTGATCACGGTCGTGGCGACCTGTCAGGGCATCGCGACGATCACCTTCCAGACGGTCACCGCCAATCGCATCGTCACCCCGTCGCTCATGGGATTCGAGTCGCTCTATACGGCGATCTCGACGGCGGCGATCTTCTTCTTCGGCGCAGCCGGCGCGATCGCACTGCAGGGCGCCGGCCCGTACCTCCTGCAGATCGTCGTGATGCTGGTGTTCTCGGGCATCCTCTACGGCTGGCTGCTGTCGGGGCGGTACGCGAACGTCCAGATCATGCTGCTCGTCGGGATCATCCTCGGCGGCGCGCTCGCCGCGTTCTCGACGTTCCTGCAGCGGCTGCTCACTCCGACCGAGTTCGACCTGCTGACCGCGCGCCTCATCGGCAGCGTCGCGAACGCCGACGTCACGTACTTACCGATCGCCGTTCCACTGCTCGCCGTCGCGGTCGCGGCGCTGTGGATCGGCGGTGGGCGGTTGAACCTGCTCGGCCTGGGTCGTCCGGTCGCGCTCAGCCTCGGGTCGTCGCACCGCCGCGACTCGATCCTGGCGCTCCTGATGGTGTCGATCCTCATGGCGGTCTCGACCTCGCTCATCGGCCCGATGACGTTCTTCGGCTTCCTCGTCGCGATGCTCACCTACCAGCTGGCTGACACCTTCGACCACCGCAGGATGTTCGCGATGTCGGCGCTCGTCGGGTTCGTCGTGCTGGGCGGAGCGTACGTCGTGCTCAAGCACGCCTTCTACGCCGCCGGCTCGGTCGGCATCATCGTCGAGATCGTCGGCGGCACCGCCTTCCTCATCCACCTGCTCCGAAAGGGACGCTTGTGA
- a CDS encoding ABC transporter permease, translating to MSTTVQAPVGSRRSRGRLFTWPLLIGVVLVGGLVVLSLFVGVYDVFGAPDGAEMFAITRIPRTVGLILAGAAMAMCGLVMQLLTQNRFVEPTTTGTTEWAGLGLLLVMLLFPDAPLMVRMLGAVAAAFIGTMLFFLFLRRVMLTSSIIVPIVGMMLGAIVGAVSTFIALSTNMLQSMAIWFTGSFTSVLRGQYEPLWIVLIVVVAVFIAADRFTIAGLGQDIATNVGVNYARVVLVGTTLIAIAAGVVTVVVGNLPFLGLIVPNVVSMIRGDDLRSNLPWVALGGIALITACDILARVVNMPFEVPVSLILAMIGSVVFITLLLRQRRRG from the coding sequence ATGTCGACCACGGTCCAGGCGCCCGTCGGGAGCCGACGCTCTCGCGGGCGCCTGTTCACGTGGCCGTTGCTCATCGGCGTCGTCCTCGTCGGTGGACTCGTCGTCCTTTCGCTGTTCGTCGGCGTGTACGACGTCTTCGGCGCACCGGACGGCGCCGAGATGTTCGCGATCACGCGGATCCCCCGCACGGTGGGCCTCATCCTCGCGGGCGCCGCGATGGCGATGTGCGGCCTCGTCATGCAGCTGCTCACGCAGAACCGGTTCGTCGAGCCGACGACCACCGGCACGACCGAGTGGGCGGGTCTCGGCCTGCTCCTGGTGATGCTGCTGTTCCCCGACGCGCCGCTGATGGTGCGGATGCTTGGTGCCGTGGCCGCAGCCTTCATCGGCACCATGCTGTTCTTCCTCTTCTTGCGTCGCGTGATGCTGACGTCCTCGATCATCGTCCCGATCGTCGGCATGATGCTCGGCGCCATTGTCGGCGCGGTCTCGACCTTCATCGCGCTGTCCACGAACATGCTGCAGAGCATGGCGATCTGGTTCACCGGCTCGTTCACGTCGGTGCTGCGGGGCCAGTACGAGCCGCTCTGGATCGTCCTCATCGTGGTCGTGGCGGTCTTCATCGCGGCCGACCGCTTCACGATCGCCGGGCTCGGACAGGACATCGCCACGAACGTCGGCGTGAACTACGCCCGCGTCGTTCTGGTCGGGACGACGCTCATCGCGATCGCCGCCGGCGTCGTCACCGTCGTGGTCGGCAATCTCCCCTTCCTCGGGCTCATCGTCCCGAACGTCGTCTCGATGATCCGAGGTGACGACCTCCGATCGAACCTGCCGTGGGTGGCGCTCGGCGGCATCGCGCTCATCACCGCGTGCGACATCCTCGCCCGCGTCGTGAACATGCCCTTCGAGGTCCCGGTGTCGCTCATCCTCGCGATGATCGGGTCGGTCGTGTTCATCACCCTTCTCCTCCGGCAGCGCCGCCGTGGTTGA
- a CDS encoding siderophore ABC transporter substrate-binding protein → MRTSRPLVAASIGLVAAIALAGCASTTEPAANDEDATTITVTDNHGEQTVTTPPQRVVATDNRTITLLDSWGVEIVAAPLDIFPEGLSYKEEGSEVINLGNHSEPDLEAVVAGDPDLIVNGQRFSGYYADFGTLVPDATIVELDPREGEPFDEELKRQVTVLGEIFNKQDEAAALVADFDASIERVIAAYDASETVMGAITSGGEINYAAPTTGRTLGPVYDILGLTPALESDGSTDHQGDDISVEAVASSNPDWLLVMDRDAAVSVNTDEAYTPANDLIGSSEALQNVTAVAEGHVVYMPAGTYLNEGIETYTQFFNDFADALES, encoded by the coding sequence ATGCGCACATCCCGTCCCCTCGTCGCCGCCTCGATCGGCCTCGTCGCCGCCATCGCCCTCGCGGGCTGCGCGTCGACGACCGAGCCCGCCGCGAACGACGAAGACGCCACGACGATCACCGTCACCGACAACCACGGCGAGCAGACCGTGACCACCCCGCCGCAGCGCGTCGTCGCCACCGACAACCGCACGATCACGCTCCTCGACAGCTGGGGTGTCGAGATCGTCGCCGCGCCGCTCGACATCTTCCCCGAGGGCCTCTCGTACAAGGAAGAGGGCTCCGAGGTCATCAACCTCGGCAACCACAGCGAGCCCGACCTCGAGGCCGTCGTCGCAGGCGACCCCGACCTGATCGTCAACGGCCAGCGCTTCTCGGGCTACTACGCCGACTTCGGGACCCTGGTCCCGGATGCCACGATCGTCGAGCTCGACCCGCGCGAGGGCGAGCCCTTCGACGAGGAGCTCAAGCGTCAGGTCACCGTCCTCGGCGAGATCTTCAACAAGCAGGACGAGGCCGCCGCGCTCGTCGCCGACTTCGACGCATCGATCGAGCGCGTCATCGCCGCGTACGACGCGTCGGAGACCGTCATGGGCGCGATCACCTCGGGCGGCGAGATCAACTACGCCGCGCCGACGACCGGCCGCACCCTCGGCCCGGTGTACGACATCCTCGGCCTCACCCCGGCGCTCGAGTCCGACGGCTCGACCGACCACCAGGGCGACGACATCTCGGTCGAGGCCGTGGCCTCGTCGAACCCCGACTGGCTGCTGGTGATGGATCGGGATGCCGCGGTGAGCGTCAACACCGATGAGGCGTACACGCCCGCGAACGACCTCATCGGCTCGTCCGAGGCACTGCAGAACGTGACCGCGGTCGCCGAGGGTCACGTCGTCTACATGCCCGCGGGCACATACCTCAACGAGGGCATCGAGACGTACACGCAGTTCTTCAACGACTTCGCGGACGCGCTCGAGTCCTGA
- a CDS encoding siderophore-interacting protein: MSSVKSTPSFRLERRPLDLRFRRATLAARTWETPTYVRVRLTGEDLIGFDSPGSDDHMRLFFADADAADLEAVRAAPNREYTPLAWDAAEGWLDVEFAVHGDEGVAAPWAASAPIGASVAVGGPRGSMVLEGRPDAWFLAGDETAVPAIRRFVGLMGDDAVGRVLIETTDAAHELAIAAPVDVTVTQVHRGDAFPGTALAATLGGIGAADRPSGSVFAFVAAEQAIVKPARALLVDRWGLSTDEFVAKGYWKSGEAEYHAPH, encoded by the coding sequence ATGAGCTCCGTCAAATCCACCCCCTCCTTCCGGCTGGAGCGTCGCCCGCTCGACCTGCGGTTCCGCCGGGCGACACTGGCCGCACGCACCTGGGAGACCCCGACCTACGTGCGCGTCCGACTCACCGGAGAAGACCTGATCGGGTTCGATTCCCCCGGGAGCGACGACCACATGCGGCTGTTCTTCGCCGACGCGGACGCCGCTGACCTCGAGGCCGTGCGCGCGGCACCGAACCGCGAGTACACGCCGCTGGCGTGGGACGCCGCGGAAGGGTGGCTCGACGTCGAGTTCGCGGTGCACGGCGACGAGGGCGTCGCGGCTCCCTGGGCGGCATCCGCACCGATCGGCGCTTCGGTCGCTGTCGGCGGGCCGCGCGGGTCAATGGTGCTCGAGGGGCGGCCCGACGCGTGGTTCCTCGCCGGCGACGAGACCGCGGTCCCCGCGATCCGCCGGTTCGTTGGGCTCATGGGCGACGACGCCGTCGGGCGCGTGCTCATCGAGACGACGGATGCCGCGCACGAGCTGGCAATCGCCGCACCGGTCGACGTGACGGTCACGCAGGTGCACCGCGGCGACGCCTTCCCCGGCACCGCGCTGGCCGCGACGCTCGGTGGAATCGGTGCGGCGGATCGACCATCAGGCTCGGTTTTCGCGTTCGTCGCTGCGGAACAGGCGATCGTGAAGCCCGCGCGCGCTCTGCTCGTCGACCGGTGGGGGCTGTCGACGGACGAGTTCGTCGCCAAGGGCTACTGGAAGTCGGGCGAGGCGGAGTACCACGCCCCGCATTGA
- a CDS encoding RtcB family protein, translated as MEKLSNRLLSWASIIDEKTVEQARTSSRMPFIHPHLALMPDAHLGKGATVGSVIPTLGAIMPAAVGVDIGCGMIAVRTQFTKSQLVERDLVALREQIERAVPLSAGRDNRKIVATAEPRIAELEELAAKNEFDPASHAGHWRNQLGSLGSGNHFIEISVDETDAVWMFLHSGSRGVGNKIATHHIAIAQRLAKQWWIDLPDRDLAYLVEGTAEFRDYIRQLRWAQHFALLNREEMMDRVSCQLSEVMGEDVIEHERINCHHNFTESEQHFGKQVWVSRKGAIQADAGRPGLIPGSMGTASYVVSGLGNPLSLNSSPHGAGREYSRSAARRTFTHDQLREAMVGIEFRDTDAFIDEIPQAYKPIDRVMADAADLVEIRHTLRQLVNVKGD; from the coding sequence ATGGAGAAGCTCTCGAACAGGCTGCTGTCGTGGGCGAGCATCATCGACGAGAAGACCGTCGAGCAGGCTCGGACCTCGTCACGCATGCCGTTCATCCACCCGCACCTGGCGCTCATGCCCGACGCGCACCTCGGAAAGGGTGCGACCGTCGGATCGGTCATCCCGACGCTGGGCGCGATCATGCCGGCCGCCGTCGGCGTCGACATCGGATGCGGGATGATCGCCGTCCGCACCCAGTTCACGAAGTCGCAGCTCGTCGAGCGCGACCTCGTGGCGCTGCGCGAGCAGATCGAGCGGGCCGTCCCGCTGTCGGCAGGTCGCGACAACCGGAAGATCGTCGCGACCGCCGAGCCGCGGATCGCCGAGCTGGAGGAGCTCGCCGCGAAGAACGAGTTCGACCCCGCGTCTCACGCGGGACACTGGCGCAACCAGCTCGGGTCGCTCGGGTCGGGGAACCACTTCATCGAGATCTCGGTCGATGAGACCGACGCGGTGTGGATGTTCCTGCACTCGGGGTCCCGCGGTGTCGGCAACAAGATCGCCACGCACCACATCGCCATCGCGCAGCGCCTGGCGAAGCAGTGGTGGATCGACCTGCCCGACCGCGACCTCGCGTACCTCGTCGAGGGGACCGCGGAGTTCCGGGACTACATCCGGCAGCTGCGCTGGGCCCAGCACTTCGCGCTCCTGAACAGGGAGGAGATGATGGACCGGGTCTCGTGCCAGCTGTCCGAGGTGATGGGTGAGGACGTGATCGAGCACGAGCGGATCAACTGCCACCACAACTTCACCGAGAGCGAGCAGCACTTCGGGAAGCAGGTGTGGGTGTCGAGGAAGGGCGCGATCCAGGCGGACGCAGGTCGACCCGGACTCATCCCGGGCTCGATGGGCACCGCGTCCTACGTCGTGTCGGGGCTGGGCAACCCGCTCTCGCTGAACTCCTCCCCGCACGGCGCGGGGCGCGAGTACTCCCGGTCGGCGGCACGGCGCACGTTCACGCACGACCAGCTGCGAGAGGCGATGGTCGGCATCGAGTTCCGTGACACGGACGCCTTCATCGACGAGATCCCGCAGGCGTACAAGCCGATCGACCGGGTCATGGCGGATGCCGCCGACCTGGTCGAGATCCGGCACACGCTGCGCCAGCTCGTCAACGTGAAGGGCGACTGA